The Arthrobacter russicus genome has a segment encoding these proteins:
- a CDS encoding COG1470 family protein codes for MTTIATLDSTPVTLTPGERATVELDIRNDDAIVEEYRFEVLGLLAEHCTVEPKAISVYPGQSETVTLNFAPPQDFAIPAGPVAYGVRVLPSEHPEAAVLPEGEISIAAFTAVTAELLPRTSRGRGSGKHRVAVDNRGNIPISVQFSGTDRQGALDFRWNPETVEIAPGTVAFVDLAVKPVEGLIRGEAITHPFTVGVQPVGGEEIVLDGSHLQEPSMPGWLPKALLGVVGAAALLALAWFFLLKPTIESAAKDAIQASVQQANQKAEGAKDSAQLAKDAAQAASDSANKVNAQAGKPPVAISTSPFNQRLETQTKAGSQSEVELTVPDRSTIKLTDLSLSNPQGDFGRLAISLVNPDGSRQKLFDFGMENFRNADQHVGTPIEFSQGQKIVMSVTCNKVGNPPNAPSQPDGCDTGALFVGTQTTVKP; via the coding sequence ATGACCACCATCGCCACCCTTGACTCGACCCCGGTCACCCTGACCCCAGGGGAACGGGCAACGGTAGAGCTCGATATCCGGAACGACGACGCCATTGTCGAGGAATACCGTTTCGAAGTCCTCGGATTGCTCGCCGAACACTGCACCGTCGAGCCGAAGGCGATCTCGGTCTATCCCGGACAAAGCGAAACCGTCACACTGAATTTCGCGCCGCCGCAGGACTTCGCAATCCCAGCCGGCCCGGTGGCCTACGGGGTCCGGGTACTGCCCAGCGAGCATCCGGAGGCGGCGGTGCTTCCGGAGGGCGAGATCAGCATCGCCGCCTTCACTGCGGTGACCGCGGAATTGTTGCCGCGTACCAGCCGCGGCCGCGGCTCCGGAAAGCACCGGGTTGCCGTGGACAACCGTGGCAATATTCCGATTTCGGTGCAGTTTTCCGGCACCGACCGGCAAGGTGCCCTGGATTTCCGATGGAATCCGGAAACCGTCGAAATTGCTCCCGGGACCGTGGCCTTTGTGGACCTGGCGGTCAAACCCGTCGAGGGTCTGATCCGCGGCGAAGCGATCACGCATCCCTTCACGGTCGGCGTCCAACCGGTCGGCGGCGAAGAGATCGTGCTCGACGGGAGCCACCTGCAGGAGCCTTCGATGCCAGGTTGGCTGCCCAAGGCGCTGCTCGGTGTGGTCGGCGCAGCCGCGCTGCTGGCGCTCGCTTGGTTCTTCCTGCTCAAACCGACCATCGAATCCGCGGCCAAGGACGCGATCCAAGCCAGTGTGCAACAAGCGAACCAGAAGGCCGAGGGCGCCAAAGATTCGGCCCAGCTGGCCAAGGACGCTGCCCAGGCCGCATCGGACTCAGCCAACAAGGTCAATGCCCAAGCCGGCAAGCCACCAGTGGCGATCAGCACGTCGCCATTCAACCAGCGGTTGGAAACCCAGACCAAGGCCGGCAGCCAGAGCGAGGTCGAGCTCACGGTGCCGGATCGCAGCACCATCAAGCTGACCGATCTCTCGTTGAGCAATCCGCAAGGCGACTTCGGCCGTTTGGCGATCAGCCTGGTCAACCCGGACGGCAGCCGGCAGAAGCTCTTCGACTTCGGCATGGAGAACTTCCGCAATGCGGACCAGCACGTCGGCACCCCGATCGAATTCTCCCAGGGCCAAAAGATCGTGATGAGCGTGACCTGCAACAAAGTGGGCAATCCGCCGAATGCGCCGAGCCAGCCGGACGGATGTGATACCGGTGCCCTGTTCGTCGGCACCCAGACCACGGTCAAGCCGTAG
- a CDS encoding PAAR domain-containing protein has protein sequence MPSGPALRAGDTCLCSLSDGPKPHLGGPLTPAAAVATVLIGGAPAAVANQIPGSIPCVSPVPNGIAQGSATVFIGGYPAARVADLSLHGQPIMPGPGCPTVIISG, from the coding sequence ATGCCCAGCGGACCTGCCCTGCGTGCCGGGGACACCTGCCTCTGCAGCCTTTCCGACGGACCCAAACCGCACCTCGGCGGACCCTTGACCCCGGCCGCCGCGGTGGCCACCGTGCTGATCGGCGGCGCGCCCGCCGCTGTGGCGAACCAGATTCCGGGCAGCATCCCCTGCGTATCCCCGGTGCCGAACGGCATCGCCCAAGGCAGCGCCACGGTGTTCATCGGCGGTTATCCGGCTGCCCGGGTCGCTGATCTGTCCCTGCATGGGCAACCGATCATGCCCGGGCCCGGGTGCCCCACCGTGATCATTTCCGGATGA